From the Clostridium putrefaciens genome, one window contains:
- the hydF gene encoding [FeFe] hydrogenase H-cluster maturation GTPase HydF → MDTTPNSNRIHITFLGKTNAGKSSLMNALIGHGISIVSPFEGTTTDPVTKAMELTPLGPVLFTDTAGLLDTSPLGDLRMEKTFKTLSSTDFAIYVMDATDMDYDLYEKTIEKVNKYNIPHMVVINKIDSISEDQILKIEKHIKNPVLVSSKNMYSILNLKDKIIESLNTKLNEETILGNLLMPNSKIIMVVPIDSEAPKGRLILPQVQLLRDCLDHGIKSYVVRDTELESALLDIKDVDLVVTDSGAFKKVSQIVPNHIKLTSFSILLANQKGNIKTFIKGTDKIKSLDESSKILISESCSHNYSHEDIGRVKIPTMLNKLLNKDLNYDFKMATDFPEDLEKYDLIIHCGACMVNKKAMNSKIMLCKEKNVPITNYGIILAYLTGILDRSIEIFNLE, encoded by the coding sequence TTGGATACTACACCAAATTCAAATAGAATACACATAACCTTTTTAGGTAAAACCAATGCAGGAAAGTCTTCTTTAATGAACGCTCTAATAGGACATGGAATATCCATTGTTTCCCCATTTGAAGGGACTACCACAGACCCCGTTACTAAAGCTATGGAGCTAACCCCTTTAGGTCCTGTTTTATTTACAGACACTGCAGGCCTTTTGGACACCTCCCCTCTTGGAGATTTAAGAATGGAAAAAACCTTTAAAACCTTGTCTAGTACAGACTTTGCAATATATGTTATGGATGCAACGGATATGGATTATGATTTGTATGAAAAAACTATAGAAAAAGTTAATAAATATAACATCCCTCATATGGTAGTTATAAATAAAATAGACTCTATAAGTGAAGACCAAATATTAAAAATAGAAAAACATATAAAAAACCCTGTGCTTGTTTCCTCAAAGAATATGTATAGCATCTTAAATCTAAAGGATAAAATTATTGAATCCTTAAATACTAAACTAAATGAAGAAACCATTTTAGGCAATTTACTTATGCCTAATAGTAAAATTATTATGGTAGTTCCAATAGATTCAGAGGCCCCTAAAGGAAGGCTTATACTACCACAAGTTCAGCTACTTCGCGACTGCCTAGACCACGGAATAAAAAGTTATGTGGTACGAGATACTGAACTTGAATCTGCCCTTCTTGATATAAAAGATGTAGATTTAGTAGTGACAGACTCTGGAGCCTTTAAAAAGGTGAGCCAAATAGTTCCAAATCACATAAAGCTCACAAGCTTTTCCATACTACTTGCTAATCAAAAAGGAAATATAAAAACGTTTATTAAAGGGACAGACAAAATAAAGTCACTAGATGAATCCTCGAAAATATTAATATCCGAAAGCTGTAGCCACAACTATTCCCACGAAGACATAGGCAGGGTTAAAATACCAACTATGCTCAATAAATTACTAAATAAAGATTTAAACTACGACTTTAAAATGGCAACAGACTTCCCAGAAGATCTAGAAAAATATGATTTAATAATTCACTGCGGAGCTTGCATGGTAAATAAAAAAGCCATGAATTCAAAAATAATGCTATGCAAAGAAAAGAATGTACCCATAACAAATTACGGAATAATCCTAGCATATCTAACAGGTATATTAGATAGAAGCATTGAAATATTTAATTTAGAATAA
- a CDS encoding ATP-binding cassette domain-containing protein: MNDLKKKIKRNYTYKTMFGITFIIYMFLNLYIINILQKLIDFATKKNVNMFLKYIKIFIIILILQIIFIVLEQYFFRKVINYGNLNLNKFTFKSFLNNKSFYESSNDPGKVVSQITSDVPIISQWISIGLTTTIIQVIILVLCIGLLAMYNIGITLFIILIIIVTFIFARFISIKSSENMKRFQNILEEISKKAYEGFKSVSIIKQLNKNKYFSDTVYEISNKRSILILQNISKYNALENSELNFLADTLPLFTFIIGVFLSTSGRLSIGSALAIMLITQKLNEPIIILAELLTEKKIADEIYNRIKELYDNSADEEDVNKLPVTSFKKLNIEVNEYTFPNKKDSLLNDINLEIKRGDLISLNGESGKGKTTLINLISRFLPTDGLSGKISYNGEDIEGLKINDYYKHVLQVEQNAVLIEGTLKENLLLGDEYLKEDLKEILYTCCLENFLNTRGIDYHIKEDGKNISGGEKQRIGLARILLRRPDLLILDEVTSALNEEIREEIVKRIINYKEKYNLTLIVISHNNDFKQYSNKTCQL, translated from the coding sequence ATGAATGACTTAAAGAAGAAAATCAAAAGAAATTATACCTATAAAACAATGTTTGGAATTACGTTCATAATTTATATGTTTTTAAATTTATATATTATAAATATTTTACAAAAATTGATTGACTTTGCTACAAAAAAGAATGTAAATATGTTTTTAAAATATATTAAGATTTTTATAATTATATTGATATTACAAATTATCTTTATTGTATTAGAGCAGTATTTTTTTAGAAAAGTCATAAATTACGGAAACCTGAACTTGAATAAGTTTACATTTAAAAGTTTTTTGAATAACAAATCATTTTATGAAAGTAGCAATGATCCTGGAAAAGTAGTTTCACAGATAACTAGTGATGTTCCTATAATTTCGCAATGGATTTCCATTGGGCTTACAACCACTATAATACAAGTTATAATTTTAGTATTATGCATAGGGTTATTAGCTATGTATAATATAGGAATAACACTTTTTATAATACTTATAATTATTGTTACCTTTATATTTGCTAGATTTATAAGTATTAAGTCATCTGAAAATATGAAAAGGTTTCAAAACATATTAGAAGAAATAAGTAAAAAAGCATATGAAGGTTTTAAGAGCGTATCTATTATAAAACAATTAAATAAAAATAAATACTTTTCTGATACGGTATATGAAATATCTAATAAAAGAAGTATATTAATATTACAAAATATAAGTAAATATAATGCTTTAGAAAACTCTGAATTAAACTTTTTGGCAGACACTCTACCACTATTTACATTTATAATAGGAGTATTTTTGTCAACATCAGGTAGATTAAGCATTGGTTCGGCATTGGCAATAATGCTTATAACCCAAAAATTAAATGAACCAATAATTATATTGGCTGAGCTATTGACAGAGAAAAAAATAGCGGATGAAATATATAATAGAATTAAAGAATTATATGATAATTCAGCAGATGAAGAGGATGTAAATAAATTACCAGTTACAAGTTTCAAAAAACTAAATATAGAAGTAAATGAATACACATTTCCAAATAAAAAAGATTCATTATTAAATGATATAAATTTAGAGATAAAAAGAGGAGACTTAATATCTCTTAATGGGGAAAGTGGAAAAGGAAAAACAACATTAATCAACCTAATATCTAGATTTTTACCCACAGATGGACTAAGTGGTAAGATAAGCTATAATGGTGAGGATATAGAGGGTTTAAAAATAAACGACTATTATAAACATGTATTACAAGTTGAGCAAAATGCAGTATTGATAGAAGGAACTTTAAAAGAGAACTTACTTTTGGGAGATGAATATCTTAAAGAAGATTTAAAAGAGATACTTTATACTTGCTGTCTAGAAAATTTCTTAAACACCAGGGGGATAGACTATCATATAAAAGAAGATGGGAAAAATATAAGCGGTGGAGAAAAACAAAGAATAGGATTAGCTAGAATATTACTTCGTAGACCAGATTTATTGATATTGGATGAAGTTACGAGTGCTTTAAATGAAGAAATAAGAGAAGAGATAGTAAAAAGAATTATTAATTATAAAGAAAAATATAATTTGACACTTATAGTAATAAGTCATAATAATGATTTCAAACAATATAGTAATAAAACTTGTCAACTTTAA
- a CDS encoding ATP-binding cassette domain-containing protein, which translates to MKNFDITFSKKIKKNRVLFGIASIILSIISIIAESYTQKFIDNAVLVNTKLITKRFVILIVLFMIIFIFVYIKKYLENLLEKRGNFEGQIFIYKNILKKSISFHSKQETGVLLHNITSDIYESMPWYSYGRLQYNLEILNIFIILIFMIYTEVYLSLLVVILIGLSVLLSNKMSKFLGRKTNEKLKVNSELNQFMIEVVKNIGTVVQLNKESFFARKYEDYIEERYKPIIDSLIVGQALYISQLILSQEIMPFLVLFAGMILTIFGNSTIGITIIMMSLTSRISNSVQLIGDLLPKKHSSIEIYNRIKELYDNSADEEDVNKLPVTSFKKLNIEVNEYTFPNKKDSLLNDINLEIKRGDLISLNGESGKGKTTLINLISRFLPTDGLSGKISYNGEDIEGLKINDYYKHVLQVEQNAVLIEGTLKENLLLGDEYLKEDLKEIIYTCCLENFLNTRGIDYHIKEDGKNISGGEKQRIGLARILLRRPDLLILDEVTSALNEEIREEIVKRIINYKEKYNLTLIAISHNNDFKQYSNKTCQL; encoded by the coding sequence ATGAAAAATTTTGATATTACTTTTTCTAAAAAAATTAAAAAGAATAGGGTTTTATTTGGTATTGCAAGTATTATATTGAGTATTATTTCAATAATTGCAGAATCATATACACAAAAGTTTATAGATAATGCAGTATTGGTTAATACTAAATTAATTACTAAAAGGTTTGTTATTCTTATTGTATTATTTATGATTATTTTTATATTTGTATATATTAAAAAGTATTTAGAAAACCTTTTGGAAAAAAGAGGTAATTTTGAAGGCCAGATTTTCATCTATAAGAATATATTAAAAAAAAGTATTTCTTTTCATAGTAAACAAGAAACTGGTGTATTACTTCATAATATTACTAGTGATATTTATGAAAGTATGCCATGGTATTCTTACGGTAGATTACAATATAATTTAGAGATTTTAAACATATTTATTATATTAATATTTATGATTTATACAGAAGTTTATTTGTCATTATTAGTAGTGATACTAATTGGTTTAAGTGTTTTGCTATCTAATAAAATGAGTAAGTTTTTGGGGAGAAAGACAAATGAAAAACTGAAAGTAAATTCTGAGTTAAACCAATTTATGATAGAGGTAGTAAAAAATATAGGTACGGTTGTTCAATTAAATAAAGAAAGTTTTTTTGCTAGAAAATATGAGGATTATATTGAAGAAAGATACAAACCAATTATTGATAGTTTAATTGTCGGACAAGCTTTATATATATCTCAACTTATTTTATCACAAGAAATAATGCCTTTTTTAGTTTTATTTGCTGGTATGATTCTTACTATATTCGGGAATTCAACGATAGGTATAACCATTATAATGATGAGCTTAACATCGAGGATTTCAAACTCAGTGCAACTAATAGGAGATTTATTACCTAAAAAACATTCATCCATTGAAATATATAATAGAATTAAAGAATTATATGATAATTCAGCAGATGAAGAGGATGTGAATAAATTACCAGTTACAAGTTTCAAAAAGCTAAATATAGAAGTAAATGAATACACATTTCCAAATAAAAAAGATTCATTATTAAATGATATAAATTTAGAGATAAAAAGAGGAGACTTAATATCTCTTAATGGGGAAAGTGGAAAAGGAAAAACAACATTAATCAACCTAATATCTAGATTTTTACCCACAGATGGACTAAGTGGTAAGATAAGCTACAATGGTGAGGATATAGAGGGTTTAAAAATAAACGACTATTATAAACATGTATTACAAGTTGAGCAAAATGCAGTATTGATAGAAGGAACTTTAAAAGAGAACTTACTTTTGGGAGATGAATATCTTAAAGAAGATTTAAAAGAGATAATTTATACTTGCTGTCTAGAAAATTTCTTAAACACCAGGGGGATAGACTATCATATAAAAGAAGATGGGAAAAATATAAGCGGTGGAGAAAAACAAAGAATAGGATTAGCTAGAATATTACTTCGTAGACCAGATTTATTGATATTGGATGAAGTTACGAGTGCTTTAAATGAAGAAATAAGAGAAGAGATAGTAAAAAGAATTATTAATTATAAAGAAAAATATAATTTGACACTTATAGCAATAAGTCATAATAATGATTTTAAACAATATAGTAATAAAACTTGTCAACTTTAA
- a CDS encoding RNA polymerase sigma factor, with amino-acid sequence MGNDELECLYNKYHIELYLYALSLCKDKTLAEDLVSETFFKALLALEDSREYVKYWLFRVCKNLYLDYEKKEKSLEQIEPHMNKLFIEESTLDKILINEQRREVYYEVLKLKSSYKEIITLYYYCSLSLREVAVIMRLSEGASRTLLYRARKKLKEGLKEE; translated from the coding sequence GTGGGAAATGATGAACTAGAGTGTTTATATAATAAATATCATATAGAATTATATCTTTATGCCCTTTCACTTTGTAAAGATAAGACTTTAGCTGAGGATTTAGTAAGTGAAACATTTTTTAAGGCTTTATTAGCCCTTGAGGACAGCAGAGAATATGTTAAGTATTGGTTATTTAGAGTATGCAAAAATTTATACCTAGATTATGAAAAGAAAGAAAAATCTTTAGAACAAATTGAACCACATATGAATAAGCTTTTTATAGAAGAGAGTACCTTAGATAAAATTTTGATAAATGAACAGAGAAGAGAAGTTTACTATGAAGTTTTAAAGTTGAAATCTTCTTATAAGGAGATAATTACATTGTATTACTATTGCAGCTTAAGCCTACGAGAAGTAGCAGTTATAATGAGGCTTTCTGAAGGGGCATCTAGAACTTTATTGTATAGGGCAAGAAAAAAGCTAAAGGAAGGTTTAAAGGAGGAATAA
- a CDS encoding radical SAM protein: MYVDFDITPYCNINCSFCYAEAEESNNKGIDLLNLKEFDRIFQEFDDIGIMRVGFEGGEPFLRKDWYDIFKLADEHYFNYFINTNATLIDSAVAKKIKEINVDKICVSLDGSNSHIHDLSRGKNGTFGLIIRGIQNLVKENISLDGVITLSKYNKDDIVNILDLMKSLGINID, encoded by the coding sequence ATGTATGTAGATTTTGATATAACTCCTTATTGTAATATAAACTGTAGTTTTTGCTATGCAGAAGCAGAAGAATCTAATAATAAAGGAATTGATTTGTTGAATTTGAAAGAATTTGATAGGATATTTCAAGAGTTTGATGATATTGGGATAATGAGAGTAGGTTTTGAAGGGGGAGAACCTTTTTTAAGAAAAGATTGGTATGATATTTTTAAATTAGCTGATGAGCATTATTTTAATTATTTCATTAATACAAATGCTACTCTTATAGATTCAGCAGTTGCGAAAAAGATTAAAGAAATTAATGTTGATAAAATATGTGTGAGCTTAGATGGTTCTAATTCACACATACACGATTTATCTAGAGGTAAAAATGGAACCTTTGGATTGATAATTAGAGGGATACAAAACTTGGTTAAAGAAAATATTTCATTGGATGGAGTAATTACTTTAAGCAAATATAATAAAGATGATATTGTTAATATCCTTGATTTGATGAAAAGTTTAGGCATTAATATAGATTAA
- a CDS encoding S41 family peptidase: MKRKIIIFVGLTLSILVCITVMLLNKSFVNNNYKVLFEKVGNQNEYYTEDTVNLNNYMYEHDPKELGIPEDSLQYINTALDTDSFLIDNKVASSGESFINYLKTLENVILVGTNTSGAYISNVYTKSQLPSSHIKINFGNTITLNKYCEEGKGFQPDIWIDNEDSLDRVLKLINQFRINPFILGNI, encoded by the coding sequence ATGAAAAGAAAAATAATAATTTTTGTAGGTTTAACCCTGTCTATCTTAGTTTGTATTACTGTTATGCTATTAAATAAATCCTTTGTAAATAACAATTATAAAGTGTTGTTTGAAAAGGTTGGTAACCAAAATGAATATTATACAGAAGATACTGTAAATTTAAATAACTATATGTATGAACATGATCCGAAAGAACTTGGAATACCAGAAGATAGTTTACAGTACATTAATACAGCTTTAGATACTGATAGTTTCCTTATAGATAATAAAGTTGCATCTTCTGGTGAAAGCTTTATAAATTACTTGAAAACATTAGAAAATGTTATACTTGTTGGTACCAATACTTCAGGTGCATATATTTCAAATGTATACACTAAAAGTCAATTGCCAAGTTCACATATAAAAATTAACTTCGGAAATACTATTACATTAAATAAATACTGTGAGGAAGGCAAAGGTTTCCAGCCAGACATCTGGATTGATAATGAAGACTCATTAGATAGAGTTTTAAAATTAATTAATCAATTTAGGATTAATCCATTTATTTTAGGCAATATCTAA
- the hydE gene encoding [FeFe] hydrogenase H-cluster radical SAM maturase HydE: MHTNNKTHVNTINKNLDINKPLNITKDLDVNLKEIIDELYGKNNLSSESLLYLLNNIDVESKKYLVSKAHETRLNHYGNKVYMRGLIEFTNYCKNNCLYCGIRGGNANATRYRLSLEEILDCCNSGYTLGYRTFVLQGGEDPYYNDEKLVQIIKAIKTNYKDCAVTLSVGEKSYDSYKRYYDAGADRYLLRHETASKELYKKIHVGMELETRIQCLKNLKDIGYQVGAGFMVGIPGQKNEDFVADLLFLKELQPHMVGLGPFIPHKDTIFKNKPSGTVETTTTLLSIVRLLLPEVLLPATTALGTISPMGREQGLKAGANVVMPNLSPTTARAKYMLYDNKICTGDEAAECRNCIENRIINAGFSLDLSRGDNTLWKRK; the protein is encoded by the coding sequence ATGCATACGAATAATAAAACTCATGTAAATACTATAAATAAAAACCTAGATATAAATAAACCCTTAAATATAACTAAAGATCTAGATGTAAATTTAAAAGAAATAATAGACGAATTATATGGAAAAAATAACCTTAGTTCTGAAAGCTTATTATATCTTCTTAACAATATAGATGTAGAAAGTAAAAAGTATTTAGTTTCTAAAGCTCATGAAACAAGACTTAATCATTATGGCAATAAGGTATATATGAGAGGTCTTATAGAATTTACTAATTACTGCAAAAATAACTGTCTTTACTGTGGCATCCGTGGTGGCAATGCAAATGCAACAAGGTACAGGCTTTCTTTAGAGGAAATTTTAGATTGTTGTAATTCTGGATACACTCTTGGGTACAGAACCTTCGTACTTCAAGGTGGGGAAGATCCTTATTATAACGATGAAAAGTTAGTTCAAATAATAAAAGCTATAAAAACAAATTATAAGGACTGCGCAGTTACACTTTCTGTAGGTGAAAAAAGTTATGATTCATATAAAAGATATTATGATGCTGGAGCAGACAGATATCTTTTAAGACACGAAACAGCTTCAAAAGAATTATACAAAAAAATTCATGTAGGCATGGAACTTGAAACTAGAATTCAATGTTTAAAAAACTTAAAAGACATAGGCTACCAAGTTGGGGCTGGATTCATGGTAGGTATCCCAGGCCAAAAAAATGAAGATTTTGTAGCAGACTTATTGTTTTTAAAAGAGTTACAGCCACATATGGTAGGACTTGGACCCTTCATCCCACATAAGGATACCATATTTAAAAATAAACCTTCAGGAACCGTAGAAACTACTACCACCTTACTTTCTATTGTACGATTGCTTCTTCCAGAGGTTTTACTTCCAGCAACCACTGCATTAGGTACCATAAGTCCAATGGGAAGAGAGCAAGGATTAAAAGCTGGGGCTAATGTAGTAATGCCAAACCTATCCCCTACCACAGCTAGGGCTAAGTACATGCTCTATGATAATAAAATTTGTACAGGGGACGAAGCTGCTGAATGTAGAAATTGCATAGAAAATAGAATTATAAATGCAGGTTTTTCTTTAGATTTATCCCGAGGTGATAACACCCTTTGGAAAAGAAAATAA
- a CDS encoding anti sigma factor C-terminal domain-containing protein — protein sequence MDFKDLLNKYKEGNASAEQIKFVEEELSKYELIQEYLCEGYDIRFEKDTFKEDVLKGNVREETALVKRSVNKRLKKVIATSVSIVFLILFTIFYLISPILNNFYYNPSEKTVGRYNQNLYFDLKAFTELNLPGYTLNNAYSESSGFGAYNIYFQRRNLFTGDVKSINAKIKRNVRIRSFEDLFETSYLGFACIRQPGTNENEFLKGQKDRVINHIDELNPVSYISAYITFENDLTMKGFDELNKKYNNKMSFKWVGVRTVGEGDPIDYLSGFIPGPNDQSVTNDSADKDKYPALQLVDIMMDENNDNNYNMEVAYTKHFISLLKYMIDREKAVKVLDENNNKMEYYKDTLNYVENNGVNTYGVLVCGEARDLLEFINNEKVKTIEIDNVSPSKKYIH from the coding sequence GTGGACTTCAAAGACTTATTGAATAAATATAAAGAGGGAAATGCATCAGCTGAACAAATTAAGTTTGTAGAAGAAGAATTAAGTAAATATGAATTAATTCAAGAGTATTTATGTGAAGGTTATGATATAAGATTTGAAAAAGATACTTTTAAGGAAGATGTTTTAAAAGGAAATGTTAGAGAAGAGACGGCCTTAGTTAAAAGAAGTGTGAATAAAAGGCTTAAAAAAGTTATAGCAACGTCTGTTTCTATTGTTTTTTTAATTTTATTTACTATATTTTATTTAATTTCTCCTATTTTAAATAACTTTTACTACAACCCATCTGAAAAGACAGTAGGAAGATACAATCAAAATTTATATTTTGATTTAAAGGCTTTTACAGAGTTAAATTTACCTGGATATACATTGAATAATGCATATTCTGAGAGTTCAGGTTTTGGTGCATATAATATATATTTTCAAAGAAGAAACCTATTTACGGGTGATGTAAAAAGTATTAATGCTAAAATTAAAAGAAACGTTAGAATAAGAAGCTTTGAAGACCTTTTTGAAACAAGCTATTTAGGGTTTGCTTGTATTAGGCAACCAGGTACTAATGAAAATGAATTTTTAAAAGGACAAAAGGATAGAGTTATAAATCATATTGATGAATTAAACCCTGTTTCTTATATTTCAGCCTATATAACTTTTGAAAATGATTTAACGATGAAGGGGTTTGATGAATTAAATAAAAAGTATAATAATAAAATGAGTTTTAAATGGGTAGGTGTTCGTACTGTAGGGGAAGGTGATCCTATTGATTATTTATCGGGATTTATTCCAGGACCCAACGACCAATCTGTTACTAATGACAGTGCTGATAAAGATAAGTACCCAGCTTTGCAGTTAGTGGATATAATGATGGATGAAAACAATGATAATAATTATAATATGGAAGTGGCATATACTAAACATTTTATTTCATTACTAAAGTATATGATAGATAGAGAAAAGGCAGTTAAAGTATTAGACGAAAATAATAATAAGATGGAGTATTATAAAGATACATTGAATTATGTTGAAAACAATGGAGTAAATACCTACGGAGTTTTAGTTTGCGGCGAAGCAAGAGACTTATTAGAATTTATAAATAATGAAAAAGTAAAAACTATAGAAATAGATAATGTATCGCCCTCAAAAAAATATATACATTAA
- the hydG gene encoding [FeFe] hydrogenase H-cluster radical SAM maturase HydG, protein MFIDHEYIETLLNNAKNATISDIQEVLDKACRKEKLNHEDIAILLQIKDETLLSKMFKVAGDIKKDIYGNRIVIFAPLYISDYCVNNCVYCGYKKCNEFNRRRLTQEEIKNEVMVLEKMGHKRLALEAGEDPVNCDIDYITESIKTIYSTQNSNGAIRRINVNIAATTVENYRKLKKAEIGTYILFQETYHKPTYESMHPKCLKGNYEYHLTSFDRAMEAGIDDVGAGVLFGLAPYKFEVLALMIHNAHLEKEFGVGFHTISMPRLKKAEGMDLELFPNLVDDEDFKKIVAILRIAVPFTGLILSTRESAEMRKGAIEYGVTQVSAGSCTGVGGYKEHEEGTKDINQFSIEDGRSPLEILKAIVNHGHIPSYCTACYRSGRVGEKFMSIAKTGEIQNMCQPNAIMTFQEFIEDYGDAELREKGENLIKKELNNVKNEDIKNTLIKNLEKIKNGERDLFF, encoded by the coding sequence ATGTTTATAGATCATGAATATATAGAAACACTACTTAATAATGCAAAAAATGCTACAATCTCCGATATACAAGAAGTTTTAGACAAGGCCTGTAGGAAGGAAAAGCTAAATCATGAGGATATAGCTATACTACTTCAAATAAAAGATGAAACCCTTTTAAGTAAAATGTTCAAAGTTGCAGGAGACATAAAAAAAGATATATACGGAAATAGAATAGTTATATTTGCTCCACTTTATATAAGTGATTATTGTGTAAATAATTGCGTTTACTGTGGATATAAAAAATGTAATGAATTCAATAGAAGAAGACTCACACAAGAGGAAATAAAAAATGAAGTTATGGTACTCGAAAAAATGGGCCACAAAAGACTTGCACTAGAGGCAGGTGAAGATCCAGTAAACTGCGATATAGACTATATTACAGAAAGTATAAAAACCATCTATTCTACACAAAATTCTAATGGAGCTATAAGACGAATTAATGTTAATATAGCAGCTACTACTGTAGAAAACTATAGAAAATTAAAGAAAGCTGAAATTGGAACCTATATACTGTTCCAAGAAACTTATCATAAACCTACCTATGAAAGCATGCATCCTAAATGCTTAAAGGGTAACTATGAATATCACTTAACATCCTTTGATAGGGCTATGGAAGCTGGTATTGATGATGTAGGAGCTGGCGTGCTTTTTGGTCTTGCCCCTTATAAGTTTGAAGTTTTAGCCTTAATGATTCATAATGCTCATCTTGAAAAAGAATTTGGGGTAGGTTTTCATACCATATCTATGCCAAGACTTAAAAAGGCTGAGGGTATGGATCTTGAATTATTCCCTAACCTAGTAGATGACGAAGATTTTAAGAAGATAGTTGCAATATTAAGAATCGCAGTACCATTTACAGGGCTTATTTTATCTACAAGAGAGTCTGCTGAAATGAGAAAAGGTGCTATAGAATATGGTGTTACACAAGTAAGTGCTGGCTCTTGCACAGGGGTTGGTGGATATAAGGAGCATGAAGAAGGCACAAAGGATATCAATCAATTCTCAATAGAAGATGGTAGAAGTCCTTTAGAAATACTAAAAGCTATCGTAAACCACGGACACATTCCAAGCTATTGTACTGCTTGTTATAGAAGCGGCAGAGTTGGAGAGAAGTTTATGAGCATAGCAAAAACCGGTGAAATCCAAAATATGTGCCAGCCAAATGCTATAATGACATTCCAAGAATTTATAGAAGACTATGGCGATGCAGAGCTAAGAGAAAAGGGAGAAAACTTAATAAAAAAAGAATTAAACAATGTTAAAAATGAAGATATAAAAAATACATTAATTAAAAACTTAGAAAAAATAAAAAATGGAGAAAGAGATCTATTCTTCTAG
- a CDS encoding TM1266 family iron-only hydrogenase system putative regulator encodes MSKIAVISAILEDPNSCQQKFNEIISSFKGIIKGRMGIPFDEHGISVISITVVGELDEINSLTGKLGNIDNVYIKTSISKKEI; translated from the coding sequence ATGAGTAAAATTGCTGTTATTAGTGCTATTTTAGAGGATCCAAATAGCTGCCAACAAAAATTTAATGAAATTATTTCTAGCTTTAAAGGCATTATAAAAGGAAGAATGGGTATACCCTTTGATGAGCATGGGATTTCTGTGATTTCTATCACTGTGGTAGGTGAATTAGATGAAATAAATAGCCTTACCGGTAAGCTTGGAAATATAGATAATGTTTATATCAAAACTTCTATATCAAAGAAAGAGATATAA